CCGACCTCGACGCCGTCGCTGCCGCCCTCCCCGGGGCCCGGATGCTCTACGTCGAGACGATCGACAACCCCCTTGTCGGGGTGGCCGATCTCGGGGCCCTGGCCGGTCTCTGCGCCGAGGCGGGCGTGCCGTCCGTCGTCGACAACACCTTCGCCTCGCCCTACCTCTGCAATCCGGCCGCCCACGGCTTCGACTACGTCCTGCACTCGGCCACCAAGTACATCGGGGGCCATTCCGACCTGATCGGGGGCGTGGTCTGCTGCTCGTCCGAACGTCGGGCCGCCGTGCGGGCCACCGCCATCGAGGTCGGAGGGGCCATGCAGCCGTTCGAGGCGTGGCTGTGCATCCGGGGACTGGCCACCCTGGCGCTGCGAATGGAGCGGCACTGCGCCTCGGCCGAAGAGGTGGCGACCGCCCTCCAGGCCTCCCCGGCGGTGACCGTCACCCACTACCCGGGCCTGGCCCACCACCCGTCCCACGAGAGCGCCCGGCGCCATCTGCGCCGGTTCGGGGGGATGGTGGCGGCGGAGCTGGCCGGCGGCTACGACGCCGCCCGGCAGTTCTGCGACGCCCTGCAGCTGGCCTGGATAGCCGCCAGCCTCGGGGGGGCCCACACCCTCGTGGCCCACCCGGCGTCCACCACCCACCGCCAGGTCGACCCGGCGGCCCGGACCGCCCAGGGGATCTCGGACGGCCTCGTCCGTTTGAGCGTCGGGCT
This genomic stretch from Acidimicrobiales bacterium harbors:
- a CDS encoding aminotransferase class I/II-fold pyridoxal phosphate-dependent enzyme translates to MPPPSAEDRAGFATRAIHRAAAPDAVQTPSAVPLYQTSTWRFESLEEFAEVIAGRRAGHVYGRGYGNPTVEAFEAVLADLEGTEAAFAFDSGMAAIHGVATTLARAGDRVVASHRLYGGTYSLFSEVLPRYGIDVVLVDATDLDAVAAALPGARMLYVETIDNPLVGVADLGALAGLCAEAGVPSVVDNTFASPYLCNPAAHGFDYVLHSATKYIGGHSDLIGGVVCCSSERRAAVRATAIEVGGAMQPFEAWLCIRGLATLALRMERHCASAEEVATALQASPAVTVTHYPGLAHHPSHESARRHLRRFGGMVAAELAGGYDAARQFCDALQLAWIAASLGGAHTLVAHPASTTHRQVDPAARTAQGISDGLVRLSVGLEDPADIVADVGRALEAAGAGSSFTFS